A segment of the Amblyomma americanum isolate KBUSLIRL-KWMA chromosome 6, ASM5285725v1, whole genome shotgun sequence genome:
GAAGGATGGTTCCTAGAAAAGTTTTCAGCGTCGAGGCGTTCTGTACATGCTAGTCTTTGTTGCACGAGCCATTAGCCAGCGTATTGATACGATGGACGTTCGCATCTTCATCAAGAAAAGCATGTTCACAAGTACAATAAGGATTTGTAACTTATAAGGCATTGAAAATTTATTATTATACATAATAACcggcagtggggggggggggggggggggggggctgaaaaaGAACAGGCAACACTGAACACGGAGAACTAAACACAAAGTATGAAGATCATTTTATTTCAGATCAATGATAACACGTTTCCGTTGCACAAGGAATGTTTTCGTGTCCCGTGCTTGTAGCCAGACAGCACTGTCTTGACGAGTGCTCCATAGAGAATCCTGTACAGGAAAATAGGCTAAGACAGCCATATTACACGAGGCTCGAAGCTGTGGCTTTCTCAAAAGGTAGATGTGAAGCTTGAGGATGCGGTTCTGCAAGGAATTTGCATGCACAGGTGTTGATAACAAGACGTCAGGCTCTAGTTAGTAGGTGGGTTATGGAGTGGATCGTCATGCGATATCTTTCTTGTAACATGCAGTTAAGTCGTCTCTTTGTTTTCGCACTGGCGGTGCGCATACCCACCAGAAAGGACCAGCAAAGCACTGGGCAGTGACAAAAATAAATCCATAACAGGGACCCTCATCGAAGATCACAAATACGTAAAGGAACGAAAAACAAGGGAAGCGTATAATACGTGGGACTGAGTTGCGATAACTTTTCTAAGCGCCTACAGTTCTCTTGCTGCATGCGAAATGTAGGTGTGTGAACTTGTCGTCGTTCCCAGCGGACAATCCCCTAACTGCCGACGAATGTATAGCATATTGGGTGCGACAATCCAAGTACGAAACCTCTGTTATACAAGCTAGACGTGTTCAGGGCTGACAATAAATGTCAGTGACTTCAAAAGAAAGCCGACGTTCCCACCTCAGTCAGATCCCAGAAACCTGTTGAGAAAGATCGGGCATTAATAAACTATTTGTGTACCGCATAAAAATACTGCTTTGCGCGCCAAACCTCCGTGGCAGGACGCATCGTTTTAATTCCGCTTTTTACTAATACGCGTAAACAAAACCTCATAGAGCCTCAACCCATCAACTTGGACGCGTGCTATATCAGCAGGACGGCATTGTCGAAGGTCCATCGGAGTGGTGCAAAAACTGCTTAGCCAGTACACCGCGATCATCAGCATATGATTGCAGCAACAGAAATTGTTGTAGGTGTCCTGGTAAAAGACAGAGAtaccgtgcaaaaaaaaaaaaaaacagctgcagcAGGAACCAAATAAAGTGCCAACAGTAAAAGTTCCGGAAACCTTAAAGAGCGTCAGACCATGaagagtcaccgagagccccgcagTCCTCCGATTGGTGTAAACCGGACCTCGCTTCCGACGCgtgcgcgagcgcccgtgcgctggcgccgatatctagcacgggcACATATCGGCGCCTGGCCGAGGTTGGCTGGCGTCCCctacagtgcgcatgcgcaaaccggttctggcgtacgccaagagcgccgacgctgggcgcgtacgcccaggaagcgCCTTGGAGTTGCCGATTAACAACGTCGCTTTTACTAAGTTCGCAAACAAAGGGCATAAAAGCATCTCAAATATTTCACTAAACTACGCAGCTCCGTCATctcgatgatccataacagcgtgacagacagGACAGGGaagaagggacacaacacagagcgctctgtattgtgtcgcttctctgtcccgtctgtcgcgctgttatggatcaccgtgaacaccaactcgcccaacaactggtatggTCCGTCGTCTCATTTGGACATCGGGCGTATAGTAATTTTAATTTGAAGAAAGATTTTAGGCAGCATTCAGAACACTCAGGAACCTGGTCAAAATATCTTTAGTAAGCGAGGCTTTGATGTTTGAAGTACTAATGCCGGCAGGTTCCCGATGATTGATGCCTTTGATTTATTGAGTAATATTGTTCTCCAGCCAAAAACTGCTTAAAACTGCAGGCGCTTTTGACTAGACGCTCAATGCAAATACGCAGACCCAATATTATATGTATTTGTCGCACCTCTGTGGCAGTGTCAGCTGTTCTTCGCACACAAACAAGAGAAGTAGTGAAAAAATCcataaaagaaaattattttcagTGCATGTAACCTGAAAAAGGGAAGGTACATGCGAGAAAAATACGTCCTCCTGAAAAAGGAGTTTTAGCAGCGTGAAAAACATTAGGCCAAAATGCTGTTCTTGGCGCAAATTTGTTGTCGAACCATAAGCGATACAATAAAGAAATATTTCGAAAGTATTGCTGGTTAGACATCGTTTTTGTGCGCTCAACAAATTTTTAGCAAGTCCTTAGTTCACACCTGCTTTCTTtattgaaataaattaaaaactGGTCCTGACAATATATAGCACATTTAATGAATTTCCACGAAAGCTGCCACGTGCTACACCCCGTTCGGTATCGGTCGTTGGTCTTCGAATTCGGAATGCTGCTTCGGAATACCACCCGTGCGTGATAAGTGTATTTGAATAGCCCCAGTAAAGGAATGTATCCGCTTCGTGTCTCGCGAGATCAGTCGCCCGAGTTTGTTGATTTCCAGTTTGCGCTCCTTATCGCGTGTGAATCGTAAGTGAGCCACTTAGCGGCACGTCACCTCCTTTCGCGATTGGGCCAGTACAACCCCGTGGGTGGAGCGGCAGTTCGCTTTGATCTCTGCACGAGTCGCATCGAGACGAAGCAATCAAAGGTGCCGCCACTCGGCGTCGTTTATTCTTTAccccaattttatttttattttttcgctcacGACAGAAACAAAGAACGAATCTAACAAGGGAACTGGGGGTAGACCGCGGCACGggtgtccttttttttctctcggcgCTGACTTTTCCACGAAGCCGTCCTTCGACGCGGCGCGAACATTAATGACCGCCCTGTTTGGTCAAACCGCCGCTCTTGCCAGCGGTGCCACACGTGCTGTCCGTCCCACTCAATCGCTGCGAGTGCGAGCAACCAAAGAAAGAAAGGCTCGCATTATACACAGTTGTCAAAACGCAGCGCTTCTCCGACGACTGCCTCTCTAGACTTCTTGCGTAAGGGCCCGAGTCGTCAAAGCTGATAACCCCCAAGCCCTTCCTCCAAGGgaaggtctctttttttttctctgcgagGGGGCGGCGCATTACTGGCCCGTCACCGGCGGGCGTACTTTCCCCGACGCCTCACCTGCCTCGCCGTGCAGCCCACCCGTGCCGTGTCGCTCGGCGCGCGGGCCAATAATAAGGCGAGGACGACCCTCTCTTCCCTTTCACTACCACCTCCCACTTGGAACGCTTTCAGACGGTCGCCTGCCTGCCTCGGCTTGAGCCGAGTGTCGGTACAAAGTGGATCTGTGCTGCGAAcatcctccttctcctcctcgtcTTTTCTCTTCTCCAAAAACGCTTTCTCCTCAGCTCTCCTTCGCTCGACGCGGCAGCAGAGAGCGCGCTTTATTGGTCCGCGCTTATTGGAGGAAGGCGCAATTTGAATTTGCGAATAACTCCTCCTGCGAGTCGAAGGCTTTCATTTTGTATCTGCGTAGCTGTCACGAGAAGTGGAGGAGGGGGACCCTCATCTTCTTTCGGTGCAACTGTTTTTGTTCGCACTCGTGGCCTTCACCCTCGGCGAGTTTGTCTGGCCATGCGCGCCCCCGCTCAGTGAAACGCAGGGTGGGCGGAGAGGGTTTTATCTGTGCTTTTCTCTTACgacctctcctcctcctcccgctAGTATTGCGCGGGCCGAGAGGGCTCCCGCGTATTTTTTTGCCTGTTTGCGTCTGAAATAGATCGTGTGGCTTTTTCTCTTTTCCGTCCCCCTCAGCCTCACTTTCGTACCTCCCCCGAGCCCCCGTGGTCGACACTCTCTCGAGCACCACCGTAGCGAGAAATTAGCAGCCGGCAACGGCGAAAAAAAGACTGCCTCCGGTTCGAATCACTAGGCTTTCTTTTGCTTGTGCGGCGCGAACCACGTGCGCCGGTCGGACAGTGCTAGCTCCCCGCTGCTGCTGGGACGAAGCCTCGTTGTGGATACTCGTGTCCCGTTCTCAACACTGGTGTGTGTCGTCAGCGTGGAGCACCCGGTAACGCATTTCTTCCCTTCCTCCGTGTCAACGCTATCTCGTGTCTGTATGGTTATTAGCTTGAACGCAAGTATTGCGACAACATTATCCGGATGCCTACGGAACTTCGACCTATGTTGGAGCTTCGCCTCGTTTAACTACTTCCCAGAGGTTTATCTGTGTTCATTGCTGCCTTTCCAGCTGACATGCCATCGTGTGCATCTTTTATGAGAGCACGTGTCTTCGGCCCTCAGAGATGTTTACTTAGCGTTATTCAAAATATTAGTTCTTCATGTGTTACTTGTATATCCTGAGAGAGAGTTTTACATGCCTCATTCATAAGGCATCATTGATCAAATGATCCGCTACAGTCATTGGCTGCTAAATTCGCCTGAACTCATGCCACTTATTTCTGTACAAAATAGTTAAACTGTATACCTTCAAGAAAAGCACTTGTCCATCCCTAGCTCTTTTGTTGTTTCAGGGGCGGCGAACATATGTTATCTTTGACACATAGCGTAAGTTTTGCTGCACGTGCACATTAACATGCTGGCAGCAGGTTCGAGTGCTGCATCACCCTAACACTTCTCTGAGTCGTTTCACACAAAAGCGCCAGTGCCATGCTAAGAAGCACTTGAAAGCACTTGGCTTGATAATCCCCTTGCCTGTAGCGGCAATGAAGACGACCCTTATTTTGTGTTAGGGGTGGCGTAAAATGTCACGTCCAGCCACAAAAGTGAACGGCTGACAAAGGTATCAGTTGGCCTTAGCTCCCCAGCCAGTCGTCAAGAGCACGCTATTATACCTACATCTGACTAGACAGTAACGCAGTTTCACTCATTCGTGCGCACTGCTTTCCACGGAGTTCGCaggttttattcttttttcagCGCATTAATAGTTGCGCTCGATGGCACAAGCTAAGTGACAAAGCCCAGAAGTTTTGTATGCTAAGCCCGCAAAATCTATTGcctcaaaattaagctttctacTTTGATTCAGCCGTGATGCCTTTTTCTGTTCTCAGGTTGTTGTGAAGGCCTCACGCCGATTGAGGGGGCCACTGCCTCTCTTGCTTCCTCTATGTGCACGCCTATGGATGCACGTGATTAGGGAACAGCTGCTTGAAAACTCAAGACAGTAGTTTAGTTTGAAGCACTTGAGAGGGATTAATTTCGTGTTCACCGTTTAAAAAGTAGCGCAAAATTGTTAATCAGCTCTGCAATCAAGTTAGACAGAGCGAACGCTAAgatcaacaaatctgctgttttATCAAGTAAACTTCCATTGTTTGCATCATGTGCTATCATGCATAGGTAGCATGGCGTCATGCTGGCACGTAAAATCCTGTATCCTCAAGGCTTAATTCTAAACATGCTGTACGAGAGCTTTTCGCTATGTCATTACTTTTATAAATTTATTTCATGGCCGGAAACTAGAATCTGAACTCAGATAAATGATACTCTATACAGTATGGACGTTGAGAATCGCATGCAAGTGTGAATGGGAATTCATGTGGCGGACAACGTAAACAGTCCACACTTTTGACATCTCTGGTATCACCATTTTTCAGCGAAAAATGAGTTAGGTGCGCTATTAATGATTGCCATATTTCTCCTTCAAGCGCGAAAAGAGAATAATTGTGTGCGATAACGCGTATTGATTGTAACGACTATCTCTTTTACAGAGCAACACAACTCTTGACTCTACACATTCAGCCACAACTTTCTCCACTGCCTATTCACATGTGACTCATGGTGCAAATGTCTACAACTCTTACAACAGAGAGCATGCATATGGCAGCCTAATCGTATGAAAATATTTATAAGGAAGCTTCTAACATTAGCGTGTTTTTCGGAAGCTACGCTATAGTGCCCAATTTTCATGAGTATTGGAGTTACCACATGAGAAAAGAGTTTTGTCGGAAGAGTGGAGTGAATTACGTGTCAAAAGACATAGAAAAGCATTCCGTAAAACACGCACAAAAGAGCTGAAGAAACGAACACTAAGCGCTCGTCTCAGCAGCAAGCATGCATGCACCGTCAAGAAATTGACTCGATAACGAAACACACGCAGAAATAATTAAGTCGACGGGCACTTTTTACCAGCACTTTTACCCCCCCCCCAAccctcccacccccccccccccccaaaaaaaaaagaaaaaagaagcatgcGTTTCAGAGGTACGCTGTACTGCCCAGACAAACAACAATGTAACAAAATCCATCTGTTCTGATAGGTTTCGGCTCACGAGATGCTCTTGAAAAACTCGAATCCAACGTACAGTACATTGGCGGTGAAAGCTTCTAATTTCTAGCAAGGAGCATATAATATTTAAACCACCTCATCCGCAGAAGCAAAGGATATAGCAACTTTTCACAAAATGCCAGACAACTTGTGGCGCTCCCTAGCGAGCTTCTCTTTTCGTAATCAGCACAACGTTTACATTTCGGCGTTACGGTCTGCTCGTGAAAACAGTCACCCATCCGATTTCTGCCAAACCCACCCTACTGTACAACTATTGCTGCGCGGGAATTGATAAATATATCCTCTCACTGATACCGAAAACATGTGATGCGAAAACAACACTTTTAAAAATGTTTAAAAGGTTCACCATATATATTACAGCACCTGGAGGTACTGAACATACACGGCAGTTTCATCACTATATTTATGCTGCAAACAAAGAACTGAGTAAATCAGACCTTTACGATAACGAACACATCTTTAAAAGTCAGGTACAGTATGAGTATGGCATTTACAAATTTCTCCATTCagctgctaacaaaaaaaaatcgctttttgtttttttttcttttcaggtggAGAAAACAGTTTTATGAAGACATCGTGGTGGCAAAGACAATAAAAAATCGGATCTCGAAGGAACCAAGAATGTAACTCTACTTACCCATGGTCACACGCAAGGGTTCCCCACAACCCAGCGAGTAGCCCAGACATCGTGAACCGTACACAAATCCGTCACGCAAAACGGCGCCGCAAGAGACGCTCGCAATGGAGGACGTTACCATCGTCGGCACCATACCCACACCTCCGTACGAACACAGCGCCCACTACGAGGTGCCCAACTTCCGGTCGCCTCAGATGACGCCATCGGACCCGAAGCAGTCGCTATCCACGAGCGAGATCATCGACTCCTTCTGGAAAACGCTGCACTTTCTCAAGCAGGATCTCATGCGGAGCTCGCCGGCCTCGCTGGCGGCCAAATCCGCGTCGTCACCCGAAACGCCCCAACGGGAACATCAACAGTGCGACAGCAGCACGACGGCAACGACGTTCTCAGGTGTGGCGTCGCCCGGCGTCGCCGACTCGTCGGCGGACTGGCCCCAGCGCCGGATATCGCGCGATCTGCCGGCTCAGCGGCTGGTCGAAGAGCTGGACTTGGCGCCGGAGACGGGCCGGGGCTTCGAGAATGCCTCGTCGCCGAGCATGTACGACGAAGAGCCCGTCGCGTCGTGCTGGGCCGAGGCGCCGGAAGAGAGGCGAGCGGAGAGCCGGGTCAATCCGCCGCCGGAGAAGGACGAGTGGTGCCTGGAAGACGGCATCGTCGAGACGGCGCCGGAAAAGGGTTGGCCTTCGCCGTCACCGGTGCaggccgcggcggctgattcaGCTGCCGGACGTGAATCAGCCGAGCGGCGCCGCCGGAACTCGGGGAGCCTGAGCGGCGTTTTCGAAGACGACGCCAGCCAAGCGCCCGCGGCGGGGACGGCGGCGCTGGTCGCCGCCGCTGCCTTCGACGCCAACCAAGCGTCGTCGGGGTCTCCGAACGCTGCTCCTGTCGGTGGCACCGCCGACGCTGCTCCCGTCCCTGCGCCGACGAACGTCTTCGAACCCGTGACTCCCGGATGGGAAGAAGACGCCGAATCGGAGACCGAGGAAGAGCAGGTGCGACTGCCAGCAGGTGAGCTCCGCTTCCGCTTCTTGAAATGCCTGTTCGCGTGACAGCGAGGCGTGATGGAAATCGCGGTCACGCAACTTGTGGTccagccgccggtgccgccgccaTTGCCGCTGCCACCATCGCTGAGCTGCGGAGAGGATGGAGGCCAAGCGGAAAGCGAACGTGAAATTGGACGTTCCTCGCCCGGTCGGGGGCCGAGTCATAGTGACTCAATGAGGCGCTTGGCTGTGAGCTGTCCGATGACCACGTAAGGCACGATGGCCGCTGCATTATTGTTT
Coding sequences within it:
- the LOC144136362 gene encoding uncharacterized protein LOC144136362 isoform X2, which translates into the protein MEDVTIVGTIPTPPYEHSAHYEVPNFRSPQMTPSDPKQSLSTSEIIDSFWKTLHFLKQDLMRSSPASLAAKSASSPETPQREHQQCDSSTTATTFSGVASPGVADSSADWPQRRISRDLPAQRLVEELDLAPETGRGFENASSPSMYDEEPVASCWAEAPEERRAESRVNPPPEKDEWCLEDGIVETAPEKGWPSPSPVQAAAADSAAGRESAERRRRNSGSLSGVFEDDASQAPAAGTAALVAAAAFDANQASSGSPNAAPVGGTADAAPVPAPTNVFEPVTPGWEEDAESETEEEQVRLPADPSQWDGSDISAWLCWVSRKFGLPALDAARFPDNGAALCALTPADFRERTDARSADILNTFLASRKLGFSAQSLTASSKADAQSPQRSSTPDSFQMFRAASARFSSQGSGQIQLWQFLLELLSDSSNANCITWEGQNGEFKLIDPDEVARRWGERKSKPNMNYDKLSRALRYYYDKNIMTKVHGKRYAYKFDFHGLTQAQQAPTAESSAAYRLQTELFLPHYRSNYIGAHQPAPVGLPPAAAAAAAAVRSPYWTPSATGACNLYPNLSGHSLTHAGHRANGLSPYYA